The window CACACCAACAAGGACCCGCTGATCCTGACGCTTTATGAAAAGCGCGTGGAAAAAAACGATCTGCCTTTCTTCCTCGGCCTGATGCAGCATCTGGCCGCCAAGGGCCTGTCCTGCCCCCTGCCGCTGCCGCGCAAGGATGGTGCGTTGCTGGGCGAACTGTCGGGCCGGCCGGCGGCGCTTATCTCCTTCCTTGAAGGCATGTGGCTGAGAAAGCCGGAAGCAAAGCACTGCCGCGAAGTCGGCAAGGCGCTGGCCGCCATGCATCTGGCGGGCGAGGGGTTCGAAATCAGGCGGCCGAATGCACTCTCCGTCGAGGGCTGGAAGGTGCTTTGGGACAAATCCGAAGACCGCGCCGACGAGGTGGAGAAGGGCCTGAAAGACGAGATCCGCCCCGAGATCGATTATCTCGCCGCCCATTGGCCGAAGGATCTGCCAGCCGGCGTCATCCATGCCGATCTGTTTCAGGACAATGTGTTCTTCCTCGGCGACGAGCTTTCGGGCCTGATTGATTTTTACTTCGCCTGCAACGATCTGCTCGCTTATGACGTGTCGATCTGCCTCAATGCCTGGTGCTTCGAAAAGGATGGCGCTTATAACGTCACGAAGGGCAAGGCGCTCTTGGAGGGTTACCAGTCGGTGCGTCCGCTGAGTGAGGCGGAGCTGGAGGCGCTGCCGCTTCTGGCGCGCGGTTCGGCGCTGCGTTTCTTCCTGACGCGGCTTTACGACTGGCTGACGACGCCGGCCGGCGCGCTGGTGGTGAAAAAAGATCCGCTGGAATATCTGCGCAAGCTGCGGTTCCACCGCTCCATCGCCAATGTCGCCGAATATGGGCTGGCCGGCGAATGAAACATGTCGATATTTTCACCGATGGCGCCTGCTCCGGCAATCCCGGTCCCGGCGGCTGGGGTGCCGTGCTGCGTTATGGTGAGGTGGAGAAGGAACTCTCCGGCGGCGAGGCCGAGACCACCAATAACCGCATGGAACTGCTGGCGGCGATTTCGGCGCTCAACGCGCTGAAAAGCCCCTGCGAGGTCGATCTTTATACCGACAGCGCCTATGTGAAAGACGGCATCACCAAATGGATTTTCGGCTGGAAAAAGAAGGGCTGGAAAACCGCCGATAACAAGCCGGTCAAGAATGTCGAGCTGTGGCAGGCGCTGGAAGCGGCGCAGGAACGCCACAAGGTTACCCTGCATTGGGTCAAGGGCCATGCTGGCCACCCGGAAAACGAGCGCGCCGACGAATTGGCGCGCAAGGGCATGGAGCCCTTCAAACGGCGGTAACGGAAACCTGTCTTATTCGGCCTGTGTAATCCGGGCCATATCTAATCCGGGGTTGTGAAAACTGAAACCCGATTTATCTTGTCGTCAAACAGCCGGACAGTCCGGCGGAGGA is drawn from Agrobacterium tumefaciens and contains these coding sequences:
- a CDS encoding homoserine kinase; translation: MAVYTDITEDDLRNFLTQYDVGSLTSYKGIAEGVENSNFLLHTNKDPLILTLYEKRVEKNDLPFFLGLMQHLAAKGLSCPLPLPRKDGALLGELSGRPAALISFLEGMWLRKPEAKHCREVGKALAAMHLAGEGFEIRRPNALSVEGWKVLWDKSEDRADEVEKGLKDEIRPEIDYLAAHWPKDLPAGVIHADLFQDNVFFLGDELSGLIDFYFACNDLLAYDVSICLNAWCFEKDGAYNVTKGKALLEGYQSVRPLSEAELEALPLLARGSALRFFLTRLYDWLTTPAGALVVKKDPLEYLRKLRFHRSIANVAEYGLAGE
- the rnhA gene encoding ribonuclease HI, which translates into the protein MKHVDIFTDGACSGNPGPGGWGAVLRYGEVEKELSGGEAETTNNRMELLAAISALNALKSPCEVDLYTDSAYVKDGITKWIFGWKKKGWKTADNKPVKNVELWQALEAAQERHKVTLHWVKGHAGHPENERADELARKGMEPFKRR